Proteins encoded within one genomic window of Bacillus sp. 1NLA3E:
- the rpoN gene encoding RNA polymerase factor sigma-54, translated as MALGMDLLQKQTLKLTLTPELRQSINILQFSSLELVDFLHQQTVENPVLVVRDHSRDDFGKRHDSKTSYGYQTRDSDFNPIQHCTDSKITLENHLVEQVMTIPNITPIQINIMKFLIGNLNQHGFLEIEPAITARIFSVQLEEIEKVIKMLQSLDPIGVGARNLADCLLIQIRSQSHPHPLAFEMISHHLEDLAAKHFQKIAKVFNVSVTEVQEAADYIKTLNPRPCIEFHHEMTHYIIPDVIVRKIKNEYVTIVNDRMVPDLSITHFHHLNQEDMKSAEDFLKEKYQEAMILMNGMAQRKQTLYRVTKAIVDSQKDFLEKGMSGLKPMTLKDISEQLGYHESTISRATSNKYIQTPHGLFKLKSLFTTGISRSNCLETDSSASVKETIKELIDKENKLKPWSDQKLVLMLEQNGILISRRTVAKYREEIGIPGSSKRKRY; from the coding sequence ATGGCATTAGGAATGGACTTACTTCAAAAACAAACCTTAAAACTGACTTTAACCCCAGAACTACGCCAATCCATTAATATTTTACAATTTTCGTCACTTGAACTTGTTGATTTCTTACATCAACAAACAGTCGAAAACCCTGTCTTAGTGGTACGCGATCATTCGAGAGATGATTTTGGTAAGCGTCATGACAGTAAAACTTCATATGGTTATCAAACGAGAGATAGCGATTTTAATCCAATCCAACATTGCACGGATTCAAAAATTACACTTGAAAATCATTTAGTGGAACAAGTCATGACCATTCCAAACATTACTCCAATACAGATTAACATAATGAAATTTCTCATTGGAAATTTAAATCAGCATGGTTTTTTGGAAATAGAACCAGCTATAACTGCTCGGATATTTTCCGTACAGCTTGAAGAGATAGAGAAAGTCATTAAAATGTTACAATCGCTTGATCCCATTGGTGTTGGAGCCAGAAATTTAGCCGACTGCCTGCTTATTCAGATACGTTCTCAATCCCACCCACATCCACTTGCTTTTGAAATGATTAGTCATCACTTAGAAGATTTAGCAGCAAAACATTTTCAGAAAATCGCCAAAGTTTTCAATGTCTCTGTAACGGAAGTTCAAGAAGCGGCGGATTATATTAAAACGCTTAACCCTCGTCCATGTATTGAGTTTCATCATGAAATGACACATTATATAATCCCTGACGTCATTGTGAGGAAGATAAAAAATGAATATGTTACCATCGTAAATGATCGTATGGTGCCAGATCTTTCTATTACCCATTTTCATCATTTAAATCAAGAGGATATGAAAAGTGCCGAGGATTTTTTAAAAGAAAAGTATCAGGAAGCAATGATTTTAATGAATGGAATGGCGCAAAGAAAACAAACTCTTTATAGGGTAACAAAGGCAATTGTTGACAGTCAGAAGGATTTTCTAGAGAAAGGGATGAGTGGATTAAAGCCCATGACATTGAAGGACATTTCTGAACAGCTCGGTTACCATGAATCGACAATCAGCCGTGCCACCAGTAATAAATATATTCAAACTCCACATGGTCTTTTTAAGCTTAAAAGTTTGTTTACAACCGGGATCAGCCGATCAAATTGCCTTGAAACCGATTCTTCGGCAAGCGTTAAGGAAACGATTAAGGAATTGATTGATAAAGAAAATAAACTTAAACCATGGTCAGATCAAAAATTGGTTCTCATGTTAGAGCAAAATGGCATCCTCATTTCCCGCCGGACGGTTGCTAAATATCGGGAGGAAATCGGAATCCCCGGTTCTTCTAAACGAAAGAGATATTAA